The Fusobacterium necrophorum subsp. necrophorum genome has a window encoding:
- a CDS encoding prohibitin family protein, with amino-acid sequence MGIFGILVLVFFLGIGFSNCYTVNTGEVAIVSTWGKISRIDEEGLHFKIPFVQSKTFLETREKSYIFAKTEESNTTLEVSTKDIQSIFIEFTVQASISDPEKLYRAFNGKHESRFIRPRVQEVVQAAISKYTIEEFVTKRTEISRLIFEDLKDDFATYGLNVSNISIMNHDFSDEYEKAIEAKKVAEQAVEKARAEQAKLLVEQENRVKVAELELREREIRAKANAVESQSLSPQLLRKMAIEKWDGHLPKVQGNNSSTLISLEEK; translated from the coding sequence ATGGGAATTTTTGGAATTTTAGTGCTTGTGTTTTTCTTGGGGATTGGGTTTTCAAACTGTTATACAGTAAATACCGGAGAAGTTGCTATTGTTTCCACTTGGGGAAAAATTAGCCGGATTGATGAAGAAGGACTGCATTTTAAAATTCCTTTTGTTCAATCAAAAACTTTTTTAGAAACGAGAGAAAAGTCTTACATTTTTGCAAAAACGGAAGAGTCGAATACCACATTGGAAGTTTCCACGAAAGATATTCAATCCATTTTTATTGAATTTACAGTACAGGCAAGTATTTCCGATCCCGAAAAGTTATATCGAGCTTTTAACGGAAAGCACGAGAGTCGATTTATTCGACCCAGGGTACAAGAAGTGGTACAGGCAGCAATTTCAAAATATACCATTGAAGAGTTTGTAACAAAACGAACTGAAATTTCACGATTAATTTTTGAAGATTTAAAAGATGATTTTGCAACCTATGGTTTGAATGTATCAAATATTTCCATTATGAATCATGATTTCAGTGATGAGTATGAAAAGGCGATTGAAGCGAAAAAGGTTGCAGAGCAGGCAGTGGAAAAAGCAAGAGCGGAACAGGCAAAATTATTGGTAGAACAGGAAAATCGTGTCAAGGTAGCCGAGTTGGAACTAAGAGAAAGAGAAATTCGAGCAAAAGCCAACGCAGTGGAATCTCAATCTTTGAGTCCTCAATTATTAAGAAAAATGGCCATTGAAAAGTGGGATGGTCATCTTCCGAAAGTACAGGGAAATAATAGCTCCACTTTAATTTCTTTAGAAGAAAAATAA